The following proteins are co-located in the Methylomonas sp. 11b genome:
- the rplF gene encoding 50S ribosomal protein L6, whose protein sequence is MSRVANAPITLPSGVDVRVDGKQMIVNGKLGQLAFDLCDAVDLEIESNVIRVKWDDSVKGAKAHAGTARASINNMVKGVSEGFVKKMLLVGVGYRAQVKDNLLTLSLGYSNPVEYLIPDGVTVEAPTQTELHVKSNDKQKVGQVASEIRAFRPPEPYKGKGVRIADEYVARKEAKKK, encoded by the coding sequence ATGTCTAGAGTAGCTAATGCGCCTATAACTTTGCCATCAGGCGTTGATGTAAGAGTTGACGGCAAGCAAATGATAGTTAACGGTAAACTAGGTCAGCTTGCGTTTGATCTTTGTGATGCTGTTGATCTTGAAATCGAATCTAACGTAATTAGAGTTAAATGGGACGATAGTGTGAAAGGTGCTAAGGCTCACGCTGGTACTGCTAGAGCTTCAATTAACAACATGGTGAAAGGAGTCTCTGAGGGCTTCGTAAAAAAAATGTTGTTGGTTGGAGTCGGGTACAGGGCGCAAGTTAAAGATAATCTTTTAACGCTCTCCTTGGGTTATTCAAATCCTGTCGAATATCTAATTCCCGACGGTGTAACTGTTGAAGCGCCAACGCAAACAGAATTGCATGTGAAGAGCAATGATAAACAGAAAGTCGGCCAAGTCGCATCTGAAATCAGAGCTTTTCGTCCGCCCGAGCCTTATAAAGGTAAGGGTGTGAGAATCGCTGACGAATACGTGGCTAGAAAAGAAGCCAAAAAGAAATAG
- the rpsH gene encoding 30S ribosomal protein S8: MSMTDPIADMLTRIRNGQSAGKKSVKIPSSKLKLAIAKVLKEEGYITDFKTEVTGCHTEMTVELKYYNGVPVIESVKRVSRPGLRIYKSKDELPKVLGGLGIAIVSTSNGVMTDRAARAIGHGGEVICTVC, encoded by the coding sequence ATGAGTATGACAGATCCAATAGCAGATATGCTAACCAGAATTAGAAATGGTCAATCTGCTGGCAAAAAAAGTGTAAAAATCCCTTCATCTAAGCTAAAGCTGGCTATCGCGAAGGTTTTGAAAGAAGAGGGATATATTACCGATTTTAAAACTGAAGTTACCGGTTGCCATACAGAAATGACTGTTGAGCTGAAGTATTACAACGGGGTTCCTGTTATCGAGAGCGTTAAGCGAGTTAGCCGTCCAGGTCTTAGAATATACAAGTCTAAAGACGAGTTGCCTAAAGTGCTAGGTGGTTTAGGTATAGCTATAGTGTCAACCTCTAATGGTGTGATGACTGATCGCGCTGCGCGTGCTATAGGGCACGGCGGCGAAGTCATTTGCACTGTCTGCTAA
- the rpsN gene encoding 30S ribosomal protein S14 — MAKKSMIAREVKREGLIKKYQAKRSELKGIIRSPNASFEEKESAQIQLQKLPRDSSKSRLRNRCNLTGRPHGYYRKFGLSRNKLREATMRGDVPGLSKASW, encoded by the coding sequence ATGGCAAAAAAATCAATGATTGCTCGCGAAGTAAAGCGCGAAGGACTGATAAAAAAATATCAGGCAAAAAGAAGCGAATTGAAGGGAATAATTAGATCTCCGAATGCCTCCTTCGAAGAGAAAGAGAGCGCTCAAATTCAACTTCAAAAATTACCCAGAGACTCCAGTAAATCCCGGTTGCGCAATAGATGTAATCTGACGGGGCGCCCGCATGGATATTACAGAAAATTTGGTCTTAGCAGAAATAAATTGAGGGAGGCCACCATGCGTGGTGACGTTCCAGGTTTATCAAAGGCTAGCTGGTAG
- the rplE gene encoding 50S ribosomal protein L5 encodes MARLQSKYKTEIVPAMQEQFGYKTIMQVPKLTKITLNMGVGGAIADKKVLQSAVSDMEKISGQKAVITLARKSIAGFKIRDDMPIGCKVTLRADKMYEFLDRLITISIPRIRDFRGMSSKGFDGRGNYSMGIKEQIIFPEIDYDKIDALRGMDICITTTAKTDEEGLALLKLFNFPFKN; translated from the coding sequence ATGGCTAGACTACAAAGTAAATACAAAACTGAAATTGTTCCCGCGATGCAGGAGCAATTTGGCTACAAAACAATAATGCAAGTGCCAAAGCTCACAAAAATAACACTTAATATGGGTGTTGGTGGAGCTATTGCAGATAAAAAAGTTCTGCAATCTGCGGTTTCTGATATGGAAAAAATATCAGGGCAGAAAGCTGTGATTACGTTGGCTAGAAAATCAATTGCAGGATTTAAGATTCGCGACGACATGCCGATTGGTTGCAAGGTTACGTTGCGCGCCGATAAAATGTATGAATTTCTGGATAGGCTAATTACCATTTCTATACCTAGAATACGCGATTTTAGGGGTATGAGTTCTAAGGGTTTCGACGGTCGTGGTAACTATTCAATGGGAATTAAAGAGCAAATTATTTTCCCTGAAATAGATTATGACAAGATTGATGCGCTCCGTGGTATGGATATTTGTATCACAACAACTGCTAAAACAGATGAAGAAGGTTTAGCGCTGTTGAAGTTATTCAATTTTCCATTTAAAAACTAG
- the rplX gene encoding 50S ribosomal protein L24, which translates to MQKIKQGDEVIVIVGKDKGKLGKVSKVLEDQKLLVEGINLVKKHQRGNPNLGVSGGIVDKNMPIDISNVALFNPKTKKGDRVGFRILDDGKKVRYFKSTNENVGL; encoded by the coding sequence ATGCAAAAGATTAAACAAGGCGATGAGGTCATCGTAATAGTAGGAAAAGATAAGGGTAAGCTAGGGAAGGTAAGTAAAGTACTTGAAGACCAAAAACTATTAGTCGAAGGTATTAACTTAGTAAAGAAGCATCAAAGAGGTAATCCGAACCTAGGTGTTTCTGGTGGTATTGTTGATAAAAACATGCCAATCGACATTTCGAATGTTGCCTTATTTAACCCAAAAACGAAAAAAGGCGACAGAGTGGGTTTTAGAATTCTAGATGATGGAAAAAAAGTCAGATATTTTAAATCTACTAACGAAAACGTTGGTCTCTAA
- the rplN gene encoding 50S ribosomal protein L14 yields MIQMQTSLDVADNSGAKKVMCIKVLGGSHRRYAGIGDIIKVSVKDAMPRTRVKKGDVYNALVVRTRKGVRRADGSVIRFDGNAAVILNNQLQPIGTRIFGPVTRELRGDKFMKIISLAPEVL; encoded by the coding sequence ATGATTCAGATGCAAACTAGCCTTGACGTCGCCGATAACAGTGGCGCAAAAAAGGTCATGTGTATCAAGGTCCTTGGAGGTTCGCACCGCCGCTATGCTGGCATCGGTGACATCATCAAGGTAAGCGTCAAAGACGCTATGCCGCGTACAAGAGTTAAAAAAGGCGACGTATATAACGCATTAGTTGTAAGGACTCGTAAAGGCGTTCGTAGGGCTGATGGTTCAGTTATACGCTTTGACGGCAATGCCGCGGTAATTTTAAATAACCAACTACAACCAATTGGTACTCGTATCTTTGGGCCGGTTACTCGTGAATTAAGAGGCGATAAATTCATGAAGATTATCTCTCTAGCGCCAGAAGTATTGTAG
- the rpsQ gene encoding 30S ribosomal protein S17, translating into MSENLDTVRKVTGRVVSNKMDKTASVLVERLVKHPVYGKYIKRSTKLLVHDENNICQEGDVVSITSCRPISKNKAFKLLEVLETANR; encoded by the coding sequence ATGAGCGAAAATCTAGATACTGTACGTAAGGTAACTGGTCGGGTAGTTAGCAATAAAATGGATAAGACTGCTTCTGTTTTGGTTGAGCGCCTGGTAAAGCACCCTGTATACGGAAAGTATATAAAGCGATCCACCAAGCTTCTCGTTCACGACGAAAACAATATATGCCAAGAGGGCGACGTGGTTTCAATTACCTCTTGCCGTCCTATTTCTAAGAATAAGGCGTTCAAACTGTTGGAAGTATTAGAAACTGCCAATAGATAA
- the rpmC gene encoding 50S ribosomal protein L29, whose translation MKAKDLRSKTKEELNSSLLELSREQFNLRMQKGTGQLSKPSQIKQVRRDIARINTILSEMVRV comes from the coding sequence ATGAAAGCGAAAGATTTAAGAAGCAAAACAAAAGAAGAGTTGAATTCCAGTCTTTTGGAGTTGTCTCGCGAACAATTCAACTTGAGAATGCAAAAGGGAACTGGGCAACTTAGCAAGCCGAGTCAAATTAAGCAGGTGAGGCGAGATATTGCTCGCATTAATACTATTCTAAGTGAAATGGTAAGAGTATAG
- the rplP gene encoding 50S ribosomal protein L16, whose protein sequence is MLQPKRTKFRKQHTGRNNGTALRGSSVSFGEYGLKSISRGRMTARQIEAARRAISRHVKRGGKIWIRIFPDKPITKKPLEVRMGKGKGSVEYWVAQIKPGTMLFEIEGVSEELAREAFELAAAKLPVKTTFSARTIM, encoded by the coding sequence ATGCTTCAGCCAAAAAGAACAAAATTCCGCAAACAACATACCGGTAGAAATAACGGTACGGCGTTGCGCGGTTCGTCAGTAAGCTTCGGCGAGTATGGTTTAAAATCAATTAGCCGTGGTAGAATGACCGCCCGCCAAATTGAGGCGGCCAGGAGAGCTATTAGTCGTCACGTAAAGCGTGGTGGTAAAATCTGGATCAGAATTTTTCCAGACAAGCCTATCACGAAAAAACCATTAGAAGTTCGTATGGGTAAAGGTAAAGGTAGTGTAGAATACTGGGTTGCTCAAATTAAACCCGGCACGATGCTGTTTGAAATTGAGGGTGTTTCTGAGGAATTAGCAAGAGAAGCCTTTGAATTGGCCGCAGCTAAATTGCCTGTGAAAACTACGTTCTCTGCACGGACAATAATGTAA
- the rpsC gene encoding 30S ribosomal protein S3 codes for MGQKVHPTGIRLGIVKDWTSRWYANSQNYPVFLLQDLKVREYIKQKLAHASVSRVQINRPANNANITVHTARPGIVIGKKGEDIDVLRQSISVMMGVPVQLNVEEIRKPELDAYLVAESIAQQLEKRIMYRRAMKRAVTNTMRLGAEGIKITVAGRLNGAEIARTEWYREGRVPLHTLRADIDYGTAEAKTTYGIIGIKVWIFKGEVFDMDAHAASLNADSKK; via the coding sequence ATGGGACAAAAGGTACATCCCACTGGGATTCGTCTCGGGATAGTAAAAGATTGGACTTCGAGATGGTATGCAAATAGCCAGAATTACCCTGTGTTTCTGTTGCAGGATTTGAAGGTTAGAGAATACATCAAACAAAAGTTAGCTCACGCATCTGTCAGCAGGGTGCAAATAAATCGTCCTGCGAATAATGCCAATATTACTGTGCACACCGCTCGTCCTGGGATTGTGATAGGTAAGAAAGGTGAAGATATAGATGTGTTAAGGCAGAGTATATCTGTAATGATGGGAGTTCCTGTCCAATTAAATGTCGAAGAGATTCGCAAGCCAGAACTTGACGCGTATTTAGTGGCTGAAAGCATAGCTCAACAGCTTGAAAAACGGATTATGTACCGTCGTGCGATGAAGCGAGCTGTTACTAACACCATGCGTTTAGGTGCTGAGGGTATAAAAATCACCGTAGCAGGTAGACTGAACGGAGCTGAGATTGCTAGAACGGAATGGTATCGCGAAGGCCGTGTGCCGCTTCATACTTTGCGGGCAGATATTGATTACGGAACTGCTGAAGCCAAAACCACTTATGGAATTATCGGTATAAAGGTTTGGATATTTAAGGGTGAGGTGTTTGATATGGATGCTCATGCAGCGTCATTAAACGCCGACTCAAAAAAATAG
- the rplV gene encoding 50S ribosomal protein L22 has translation MEVSAKLSNAPLSAQKARLVGDQIRGLPVEKALNLLSFSSKKAAAIIKKVLESAIANAEHNESADVDELRVSTIFVNEGRTLKRVSARAKGRANHILKRTCHITIKVAEK, from the coding sequence GTGGAAGTTTCGGCTAAATTAAGTAACGCTCCTCTTTCTGCGCAAAAAGCACGGCTTGTAGGGGATCAAATACGCGGGTTACCTGTTGAAAAAGCATTGAATTTGCTGAGTTTCAGCTCTAAGAAAGCTGCTGCGATAATCAAAAAAGTTCTTGAGTCGGCAATAGCTAACGCAGAACATAACGAAAGTGCTGATGTAGATGAATTAAGGGTTTCGACCATATTCGTTAACGAAGGCAGAACGTTAAAGAGAGTTAGCGCAAGGGCGAAAGGGCGTGCGAATCACATCCTAAAAAGAACTTGTCACATAACAATTAAAGTAGCAGAGAAATAG
- the rpsS gene encoding 30S ribosomal protein S19 — protein sequence MPRSIKKGPFIDHHLLKKVEEAVRANNRKPIKTWSRRSMISPDMLGLTIAVHNGKQHVPVLISENMVGHKLGEFSPTRTYKGHIADKKSR from the coding sequence GTGCCACGTTCAATTAAAAAAGGTCCATTTATAGATCATCACTTGCTTAAGAAAGTAGAGGAAGCGGTGAGAGCGAATAATAGGAAACCGATTAAAACCTGGTCTAGAAGGTCAATGATCAGCCCAGATATGCTGGGATTGACTATTGCCGTGCATAATGGCAAACAGCATGTGCCGGTATTGATTTCAGAAAATATGGTCGGGCATAAGCTGGGTGAGTTCTCGCCTACAAGGACTTATAAAGGTCATATAGCAGACAAGAAATCAAGATAA
- the rplB gene encoding 50S ribosomal protein L2, which produces MAILKSKPTSPGSRFVVRVQNNDLHKGKPFAQLLDKKNNTGGRNNLGRITTRHIGGGHKKFYRIVDFKRDKTDIPALVERIEYDPNRTANIALILFKDGERKYIIAPKGIEIGQEILSAETTPVKPGNCMPLRNMPLGTTIHCIELKPGKGAQIARSAGTSVQLVAKDGAYVTIRLRSGEMRKVPSDCRGVVGEVSNSEHNLISLGKAGAKRWRGVRPTVRGVAMNPVDHPHGGGEGRTSGGRHPVSPWGTPTKGYKTRKNKRTDNMIVRRRKQK; this is translated from the coding sequence ATGGCTATTCTAAAATCAAAACCGACATCTCCGGGTTCTCGGTTTGTAGTGCGTGTACAAAATAATGATTTGCATAAGGGTAAGCCATTTGCACAACTACTTGACAAAAAGAACAATACCGGTGGTCGTAACAATCTAGGTAGAATAACGACTCGCCATATTGGCGGTGGACACAAAAAATTCTATCGGATAGTAGACTTTAAACGCGACAAAACCGATATTCCCGCGCTAGTTGAGCGTATTGAATACGATCCGAACAGAACTGCGAATATAGCGCTGATTCTTTTTAAAGATGGCGAGCGCAAATATATAATTGCGCCAAAAGGCATCGAGATAGGCCAAGAGATATTGAGTGCTGAAACGACTCCGGTTAAGCCTGGAAATTGTATGCCTCTGCGGAATATGCCTTTGGGCACCACAATTCATTGTATCGAACTGAAGCCAGGAAAGGGCGCTCAAATTGCAAGAAGCGCAGGAACCTCTGTTCAATTGGTTGCTAAAGATGGCGCATACGTCACCATCCGGCTTCGTTCTGGAGAGATGAGGAAAGTCCCGTCAGATTGCAGAGGTGTAGTTGGCGAAGTCTCCAACTCTGAGCACAATCTTATTTCGTTAGGAAAAGCTGGTGCAAAAAGATGGCGCGGTGTCAGACCTACTGTTAGAGGTGTAGCGATGAACCCTGTAGACCATCCACATGGTGGTGGTGAAGGTAGAACATCGGGTGGTAGACATCCTGTGTCTCCTTGGGGAACGCCGACAAAAGGCTATAAAACTCGAAAAAACAAACGTACTGACAACATGATTGTCAGACGCCGTAAGCAAAAATAA
- the rplW gene encoding 50S ribosomal protein L23, translating to MSIEKIKLASVLYAPIVSEKSSNAADQSNQFVFKVKKSATKLQIKNAVELMFGVEVAAVRVLNVKGKIKRFGRTLGKRSDWKKAYVKLQPGHNIELATA from the coding sequence ATGAGCATTGAAAAAATCAAACTAGCAAGCGTTCTGTATGCGCCAATTGTGTCGGAGAAAAGCTCCAACGCTGCTGACCAAAGTAATCAGTTTGTATTCAAAGTAAAAAAGTCTGCAACTAAATTGCAGATTAAAAATGCAGTTGAATTGATGTTTGGTGTTGAAGTAGCTGCCGTTCGTGTTCTGAATGTTAAAGGAAAAATTAAACGATTCGGACGTACATTGGGTAAGCGATCCGACTGGAAAAAAGCTTATGTTAAGCTTCAGCCCGGTCATAACATTGAATTAGCGACAGCATAA
- the rplD gene encoding 50S ribosomal protein L4: MTLQIPAINNQDSAQALDVSEAVFGQDFNETLVHQLVTKYLSAARAGTKGQKNRAAVSGGGAKPFRQKGTGRARAGTTRSPVWRTGGVTFAAQPRSFDQKLNKKMYKVGIRSIFSELLRQGRLAVCNDITPATPKTKDFLSKIKGIDAKRLLVVADDLNENLILAARNIPYIAVVTPSSVDPVSLVSADKVIATAAALKQIEERLA; the protein is encoded by the coding sequence ATGACTTTGCAAATACCTGCAATCAATAATCAAGATTCAGCACAGGCGCTCGATGTCTCCGAGGCGGTATTCGGACAGGATTTTAACGAAACGTTGGTGCATCAACTGGTAACCAAATATCTTTCAGCAGCAAGAGCGGGCACTAAAGGCCAAAAAAACCGCGCGGCGGTAAGTGGTGGTGGTGCTAAGCCTTTCCGTCAAAAAGGTACTGGTCGTGCGCGCGCAGGAACAACCAGGAGCCCGGTATGGCGTACAGGCGGTGTTACATTTGCAGCTCAACCAAGATCTTTTGATCAGAAGTTGAACAAGAAGATGTATAAGGTCGGTATTAGGTCTATTTTTTCTGAGTTGTTGAGACAGGGTAGGTTGGCCGTATGCAACGACATAACGCCGGCAACACCAAAAACAAAAGACTTTTTGAGCAAGATAAAAGGTATCGATGCGAAAAGATTGTTAGTGGTTGCGGATGACTTAAATGAAAATTTAATTCTGGCGGCTAGAAACATCCCTTATATAGCCGTAGTTACTCCAAGTAGTGTGGACCCAGTGTCCTTGGTTTCTGCGGATAAGGTAATTGCGACAGCAGCAGCGCTGAAACAGATTGAGGAGCGTTTGGCATGA
- the rplC gene encoding 50S ribosomal protein L3 gives MSIGLIGRKCGMTRIFCEDGSSVPVTVLHIDSNRVIQVKSIETDGYRAIQVAAGDVKSSKVNKAMAGHYASANVTAGRGLWEFRLSESEAGEFSAGTELKVNVFEAGQVVDVSGTSIGKGFAGTVKRHNFRTQDATHGNSRSHRVPGSSGMNQTPGRVFKGKKMCGHMGAVKTTIQNLTIHAVDAERSLILVRGAVPGAKGGDVVITPAVKMLNKG, from the coding sequence ATGTCAATAGGTCTTATTGGTCGTAAATGTGGTATGACCAGAATTTTTTGCGAAGATGGCTCTTCGGTACCTGTTACCGTACTTCATATAGACTCTAACAGAGTTATACAGGTGAAGAGCATTGAAACTGATGGTTATCGCGCTATTCAGGTAGCGGCGGGTGATGTTAAGTCTTCAAAAGTCAACAAAGCAATGGCTGGGCATTACGCATCTGCCAATGTCACCGCAGGTCGTGGTCTGTGGGAATTTAGGCTAAGTGAGAGCGAGGCTGGCGAGTTTTCTGCAGGGACGGAGTTAAAAGTTAATGTGTTTGAAGCTGGGCAGGTCGTCGATGTGTCCGGTACTAGCATTGGTAAAGGTTTTGCCGGTACAGTTAAGCGCCATAATTTCAGAACGCAAGATGCGACGCACGGTAACTCACGTTCCCATCGGGTTCCCGGTTCTAGCGGTATGAATCAAACTCCGGGCCGAGTATTTAAAGGTAAGAAAATGTGCGGACACATGGGGGCGGTCAAAACTACAATACAGAATTTGACTATCCATGCTGTAGATGCTGAGCGGAGCCTGATTTTAGTCAGAGGCGCTGTGCCTGGTGCCAAGGGTGGTGATGTAGTGATCACCCCTGCAGTAAAAATGTTAAATAAAGGTTAA
- the rpsJ gene encoding 30S ribosomal protein S10 produces the protein MANQTIRIQLKAFDHKLIDQSAGEIVETAKRTGAQVKGPIPLPTRKERFTVLISPHVNKDARDQYELRTYKRLLDIVEPTDKTVDALMKLDLAAGVDVQIKLK, from the coding sequence ATGGCCAATCAAACTATCAGAATCCAATTAAAAGCGTTTGATCATAAATTGATTGATCAGTCAGCGGGTGAGATAGTAGAAACAGCGAAGAGAACAGGCGCCCAAGTTAAGGGGCCTATTCCTTTGCCTACTAGAAAAGAACGTTTTACTGTATTGATTTCACCGCATGTCAATAAAGATGCTCGTGATCAATATGAACTGAGAACTTACAAAAGGTTGCTTGATATCGTTGAGCCAACCGATAAGACTGTTGACGCCTTGATGAAGTTGGATCTGGCGGCTGGGGTCGATGTTCAAATTAAGCTTAAATAG
- the tuf gene encoding elongation factor Tu — MAKEKFERKKPHVNVGTIGHVDHGKTTLTAALTKVMAELQGGEVKAFDQIDNAPEERARGITISTSHVEYESANRHYAHVDCPGHADYVKNMITGAAQMDGAILVCSAADGPMPQTREHILLSRQVGVPYIVVFLNKADMVDDAELIELVEMEIRELLNQYEFPGDDTPIIVGSALKALEGEQSEIGVQSVVRLVEALDSYIPEPERAIDGKFLMPIEDVFSISGRGTVVTGRVERGIIKVGEAVEIVGIKDTVQTTCTGVEMFRKLLDQGQAGDNVGVLLRGTKREDVERGQVLAHVNSIKPHAHFKAEIYVLSKEEGGRHTPFFNGYRPQFYFRTTDVTGAVDLPEGVEMVMPGDNIAVTVKLISPIAMEDGLRFAIREGGRTVGAGVVASIIE, encoded by the coding sequence ATGGCTAAAGAAAAATTTGAAAGAAAGAAACCGCACGTAAATGTTGGCACCATTGGTCACGTTGACCATGGTAAAACCACATTGACAGCGGCATTAACAAAAGTAATGGCGGAGCTGCAAGGCGGCGAGGTCAAGGCTTTTGATCAAATCGACAACGCCCCAGAAGAACGTGCGCGCGGTATCACTATTTCTACCTCACACGTAGAGTATGAGTCAGCCAACCGCCACTATGCCCACGTTGACTGCCCTGGTCACGCTGACTACGTTAAAAACATGATTACCGGTGCGGCCCAAATGGACGGAGCCATCTTGGTTTGCTCGGCTGCGGACGGTCCTATGCCGCAAACGCGCGAACACATCCTGTTGTCACGTCAAGTTGGTGTGCCTTACATTGTCGTGTTCTTGAACAAAGCAGATATGGTAGACGACGCCGAGCTGATTGAGCTTGTCGAAATGGAAATTCGTGAGCTGTTGAACCAATATGAATTCCCTGGTGACGATACCCCTATTATTGTGGGTTCTGCATTGAAAGCTTTAGAAGGCGAGCAAAGCGAAATTGGTGTACAATCCGTAGTCCGCTTGGTTGAAGCTCTGGATAGTTACATTCCTGAGCCAGAGCGTGCGATCGACGGCAAGTTCTTGATGCCCATCGAAGACGTGTTCTCAATTTCAGGTCGCGGTACCGTAGTAACCGGTCGTGTTGAGCGTGGCATCATCAAAGTGGGCGAAGCAGTTGAAATCGTCGGCATTAAAGACACCGTTCAAACGACCTGCACCGGTGTGGAAATGTTCCGCAAGCTGCTTGATCAAGGTCAAGCGGGTGATAACGTCGGTGTCCTGTTGCGTGGTACCAAAAGAGAAGATGTTGAACGTGGTCAAGTATTGGCGCATGTTAACTCCATCAAGCCACACGCTCACTTTAAAGCAGAGATTTATGTGCTGTCCAAAGAAGAGGGTGGCCGTCATACCCCGTTCTTCAATGGCTACCGTCCGCAGTTCTACTTTAGAACAACCGACGTAACCGGTGCGGTTGATTTGCCAGAAGGTGTGGAAATGGTGATGCCTGGTGATAACATCGCTGTTACCGTAAAACTAATCTCACCGATTGCGATGGAAGACGGCTTACGTTTTGCGATTCGCGAAGGTGGTCGCACCGTTGGTGCGGGTGTTGTTGCTTCTATTATCGAGTAA